The following proteins are co-located in the Vigna unguiculata cultivar IT97K-499-35 chromosome 9, ASM411807v1, whole genome shotgun sequence genome:
- the LOC114162938 gene encoding rhamnogalacturonate lyase B-like — MPLLGVQLTIQDNHVVMENGILTLTLSNPGGIVTGIQYNNIDNLLEVLNDESNRGYWDLVWSSPTSTGTSGTFDVIKGTKFQVMVENEDQVEVSFTRTWDVSLEGKLVPLNIDKRFIMLRGCSGFYSYAIYEHLQEWPAFNLDETRLAFKLRKDKFHYMAMADNRQRNMPLPDDRLAPKGKALAYPEAVLLVNPIEPELKGEVDDKYQYSCDNKDNKVHGWICMDPAVGFWLITPTDEFRSGGPLKQNLTSHVGPTTLAVFLSAHYSGEDLVPKFNAGEAWKKVFGPVFIYLNSSYDGGDPLMLWDDAKQQMLVEVQSWPYSFPESEDFAKWDERGNVSGRLLVRERCINDDYISAKGAYVGLAPPGDVGSWQRECKNYQFWAKADDDGYFTITNVLAGDYNVYAWVPGFIGDYKYDVVMNITEGCDIDLGELVYEPPRDGPTVWEIGIPDRTAAEFYVPDPNPKYINKLYVNHPDKFRQYGLWERYAELYPDKDLIYTIGVSDYTKDWFFAQVTRKKDDNTFQGTTWQIKFQLDKVNTTSSYKLRVALASATLSELQVRVNNPKSPRPLFSSGLIGRDNSIARHGIHGLYWLYSVDIAGTQFVEGDNTIFLTQSRGNSPFQAIMYDYIRLEAPPSSNINNTK, encoded by the exons ATGCCGTTACTGGGGGTGCAACTTACTATTCAAGATAATCAT GTGGTGATGGAAAATGGCATACTAACACTCACTTTATCAAATCCTGGAGGAATCGTGACTGGAATACAGTACAATAACATCGACAACTTGCTTGAAGTTTTGAATGACGAATCTAACAGAGG GTATTGGGACCTTGTTTGGAGCTCACCGACAAGTACAGGAACCAGTGGTACATTTGATGT CATCAAAGGAACAAAGTTCCAAGTTATGgttgaaaatgaggaccaagtTGAGGTATCCTTCACCAGGACGTGGGACGTCTCTCTAGAGGGCAAGTTGGTACCTTTAAACATTGACAAAAG GTTCATAATGCTTCGTGGTTGTTCGGGCTTCTACTCCTATGCAATTTATGAGCACTTACAGGAGTGGCCTGCTTTCAATCTTGACGAAACAAGACTTGCTTTCAAGCTCAGAAAAGACAA GTTCCATTACATGGCCATGGCTGATAATAGACAAAGAAACATGCCTCTTCCAGATGACAGATTAGCACCTAAGGGGAAAGCCCTTGCCTACCCAGAAGCTGTTCTACTTGTTAATCCCATCGAACCAGAGCTTAAGGGAGAG GTGGATGACAAGTACCAATATTCATGCGACAACAAAGACAACAAAGTTCATGGATGGATCTGCATGGATCCTGCAGTGGGGTTCTGGCTTATTACGCCCACCGATGAGTTTCGATCTGGTGGGCCCCTCAAACAAAACTTAACTTCTCATGTTGGCCCCACCACGCTTGCC GTGTTTCTGAGTGCACATTATTCTGGAGAGGATTTGGTGCCTAAGTTTAATGCTGGTGAGGCATGGAAGAAAGTTTTTGGTCctgttttcatttatttgaattcTTCCTATGATGGAGGTGACCCCCTTATGCTATGGGACGATGCTAAACAACag ATGTTGGTGGAAGTTCAAAGCTGGCCCTACAGTTTCCCTGAATCGGAGGATTTTGCGAAGTGGGACGAACGTGGTAATGTTAGTGGCAGGCTTTTGGTTAGAGAGAG GTGTATAAACGATGACTATATCTCAGCAAAAGGTGCTTATGTTGGCTTGGCTCCTCCAGGCGATGTGGGATCATGGCAACGAGAATGCAAG AATTACCAGTTTTGGGCTAAAGCAGACGATGATGGCTACTTCACCATCACCAATGTACTTGCAGGAGATTACAATGTTTACGCCTGGGTGCCTGGTTTTATTGGTGACTATAAATATGACGTAGTTATGAACATAACAGAAG GCTGTGACATCGACCTTGGTGAGCTTGTGTATGAACCTCCTAGAGATGGTCCAACAGTGTGGGAAATTGGCATTCCCGATCGAACAGCTGCTGAGTTCTATGTTCCCGACCCAAATCCCAAATATATCAACAAACTCTATGTTAATCATCCAGACAA GTTTAGACAATATGGATTGTGGGAGAGATACGCAGAACTCTACCCTGACAAAGACCTGATCTACACAATTGGTGTGAGTGACTACACCAAAGATTGGTTCTTTGCTCAAGTTACCAG GAAGAAAGATGACAACACATTCCAAGGAACCACATGGCAGATCAAGTTTCAGCTCGATAAGGTGAACACAACCAGTAGCTATAAACTTCGGGTGGCTTTGGCATCAGCAACACTATCTGAACTTCAG GTTCGAGTTAATAATCCAAAGAGTCCTCGTCCTCTATTTTCAAGTGGGTTGATAGGAAGGGATAACTCGATCGCAAGGCATGGAATTCATGGACTTTATTGGCTTTACAGTGTAGACATTGCAGGAACTCAATTTGTTGAAGGAGATAATACCATCTTTTTAACACAGA
- the LOC114164537 gene encoding probable rhamnogalacturonate lyase B: protein MSGPGVRLHIQDHNVVMDNGIVQVTLSNPGGIVTEIRYNGVDNLLEVLNKESNRGYWDLVWSAPGSKGIFDVIHGTCFKVIVQNEEQVELSFTRMWDPSLEGKFVPLNIDKRFIMLRGSSGFYSYGIYEHLNGWPDFDLGETRITFKLRKDKFQYMAMADDRRRILPYPEDRLPGRCQTLGYAEAVLLTDPKDRQLQGEVDDKYQYSCANKDNRVHGWISFSPPIGFWQITPSDEFRSGGPLKQNLTSHVGPTTLAMFLSGHYAGQDLVPKIRGGESWKKVFGPVYLYFNSAPVGDDPLWLWEDAKIQMMNEVQSWPYYFPASEDFLKSDQRGNVSGRLLILDKYICTDLISANGAYVGLAPPGDAGSWQRECKDYQFWTRADENGFFTIRNVRPGDYNLFAWVPGFVGDYKFVDSVKITPGSYTEFGELVYEPPRDGPTLWEIGIPDRSGAEFYAPDPNPQYVNKLFINHPDRFRQYGLWERYTELYPDADLVYTVGVSDYRKDWFYAQAPRKKEDNTLQGTTWQIKFEVRSVVKGSTYKLRVAIASATLAELQVRVNDPKTARPLFTSGLIGRDNSIARHGIHGIHWLYNVSIPGSLLVDGTNTIYFTQPRCNSPYQGIMYDYIRLEAPPCEGI, encoded by the exons ATGTCCGGCCCAGGGGTACGGTTGCACATCCAAGATCACAAT GTGGTGATGGATAATGGCATAGTCCAGGTTACGCTATCAAATCCAGGTGGGATTGTCACTGAGATACGATATAATGGTGTTGACAATTTGCTTGAAGTTCTCAACAAGGAGTCTAATAGAGG GTACTGGGACCTCGTTTGGAGTGCGCCAGGAAGCAAAGGGATCTTTGATGT GATTCATGGAACTTGTTTTAAAGTTATAGTTCAAAATGAGGAACAGGTGGAGCTTTCTTTCACAAGAATGTGGGATCCTTCTCTAGAGGGAAAATTTGTCCCCTTAAATATTGACAAAAG ATTTATAATGCTCCGCGGTTCATCTGGCTTCTACTCTTACGGAATTTATGAGCACTTAAATGGATGGCCAGATTTTGATCTCGGTGAAACGAGGATTACTTTCAAGCTAAGAAAAGACAA GTTTCAATACATGGCTATGGCAGACGATAGGCGAAGGATTCTTCCTTATCCAGAAGATCGGTTACCCGGAAGATGCCAAACCTTGGGCTATGCAGAAGCTGTCCTACTAACCGATCCCAAAGACCGACAATTGCAAGGAGAG GTGGATGACAAGTATCAGTATTCATGTGCAAACAAGGATAATCGAGTTCATGGGTGGATATCTTTCAGCCCACCAATAGGCTTCTGGCAGATCACACCTAGTGATGAGTTTCGTTCTGGTGGACCCCTCAAACAGAATTTGACCTCACACGTAGGGCCCACCACACTTGCA ATGTTTCTTAGTGGTCACTATGCGGGACAAGATTTGGTGCCTAAAATTAGAGGTGGTGAATCATGGAAGAAGGTCTTCGGTCCTGTAtatctttatttcaattctGCACCAGTTGGTGACGACCCACTTTGGTTATGGGAGGATGCAAAAATACAG ATGATGAATGAAGTTCAAAGTTGGCCATATTATTTCCCAGCTTCAGAGGATTTTTTAAAATCGGATCAACGGGGCAATGTCAGTGGCAGATTACTTATCTTAGACAA GTACATCTGCACAGACTTAATATCAGCAAATGGTGCTTATGTTGGCCTGGCTCCACCTGGAGATGCAGGGTCGTGGCAAAGAGAATGCAAG GACTATCAATTCTGGACCAGAGCAGATGAGAATGGATTTTTTACTATTAGAAATGTACGTCCAGGCGACTATAACCTTTTTGCTTGGGTGCCTGGCTTTGTTGGGGACTACAAATTTGTAGATTCTGTGAAGATAACGCCAG GTTCTTACACTGAATTTGGTGAACTTGTATATGAGCCTCCAAGAGATGGTCCCACATTGTGGGAAATAGGTATTCCTGATAGATCTGGTGCAGAATTTTATGCTCCTGATCCCAATCCCCAATATGTTAATAAGCTTTTTATCAACCACCCAGACAG GTTCAGGCAGTATGGATTGTGGGAAAGATACACAGAATTGTATCCTGATGCAGATTTGGTTTACACAGTTGGTGTTAGTGACTATAGGAAGGATTGGTTTTATGCGCAGGCTCCAAG GAAAAAAGAGGATAACACTCTTCAAGGGACCACCTGGCAAATCAAGTTCGAAGTCAGAAGCGTGGTTAAGGGAAGTACATACAAACTGAGAGTTGCAATTGCATCTGCAACATTAGCTGAATTGCAG GTTAGAGTAAATGATCCCAAGACTGCGCGACCACTATTTACCAGTGGATTAATAGGAAGGGACAACTCAATTGCAAGACATGGAATTCACGGAATCCATTGGCTTTACAATGTGAGTATACCAGGTTCTCTTCTTGTTGATGGCACAAATACCATATATTTTACGCAACCAAGATGCAACAGTCCCTATCAAGGTATCATGTATGATTATATTCGTTTGGAAGCCCCACCTTGTGAAGGAATTTAA